A portion of the Haemophilus influenzae genome contains these proteins:
- a CDS encoding ABC transporter permease subunit, whose protein sequence is MFKFVFKRILMVIPTFIAITLITFALVHFIPGDPVEILMGERGLTAEVHQQMMHQLGLDLPLYQQYFHYIGNVIQGDFGASFRTQQPVLTEFFTLFPATAELAFFALFWSLLGGIILGTIAAVKKDSWISHTVTAASLTGYSMPIFWWGLILILYVSPQLGLPQGGRLDNEFWIDTPTGFMLIDSWLSGMPGAFENAVKSLILPAIVLGTVPLAIITRMTRSAMLEVLGEDYIRTAKAKGLSYTRIVIVHALRNALIPVVTVVGLIVGQLLSGAVLTETIFSWPGIGKWIIDAIQARDYPVLQGSVLIIATIIIVVNLTVDLLYGVVNPRIRH, encoded by the coding sequence ATGTTTAAATTTGTATTCAAACGAATCTTAATGGTGATCCCTACTTTTATTGCCATTACTCTTATTACCTTTGCCCTTGTGCATTTTATTCCCGGTGATCCTGTGGAAATTCTGATGGGGGAACGTGGCTTAACGGCAGAAGTACATCAACAAATGATGCACCAATTGGGTTTAGATTTACCTCTTTATCAGCAATATTTCCACTATATTGGCAATGTAATTCAAGGGGATTTCGGTGCATCGTTCCGCACTCAACAACCTGTCCTTACTGAATTTTTTACGCTTTTTCCTGCTACCGCTGAATTAGCTTTTTTTGCGTTATTTTGGTCATTATTAGGTGGAATAATTTTAGGCACGATTGCCGCAGTAAAAAAAGACAGTTGGATTTCTCACACCGTTACAGCTGCATCGCTCACAGGTTATTCTATGCCGATTTTCTGGTGGGGATTGATTTTAATTTTATATGTTTCGCCACAACTCGGTTTGCCACAAGGTGGGCGTTTAGATAATGAATTTTGGATCGATACACCAACAGGATTTATGCTCATTGACAGCTGGCTTTCTGGTATGCCAGGTGCCTTCGAAAATGCGGTGAAATCATTAATTCTTCCTGCAATAGTCCTAGGCACAGTTCCTCTTGCCATTATTACGCGTATGACACGATCTGCGATGTTGGAAGTATTAGGCGAAGATTACATTCGCACGGCTAAAGCAAAAGGTTTAAGCTATACTCGAATTGTTATTGTTCACGCATTGCGTAATGCGTTAATTCCTGTTGTCACTGTGGTCGGGTTAATTGTAGGTCAATTGCTTTCTGGTGCAGTTCTCACAGAAACCATTTTCTCTTGGCCGGGGATTGGAAAATGGATTATTGATGCCATTCAAGCCCGTGATTATCCGGTATTACAAGGTTCTGTACTGATTATTGCGACGATTATTATTGTGGTGAATTTAACCGTCGATTTACTTTACGGCGTGGTCAATCCGCGTATCCGTCATTAA
- a CDS encoding ABC transporter permease subunit: protein MSDTPLTFAPKTPLQEFWFYFKQNRGALIGLIFILIVALISILAPYIAPFDPTEQNRTALLLPPAWYEGGNPAYLLGTDDIGRDILSRIIYGTRISVFAGFIIVLLSCAFGTSLGLISGYYGGVLDTIIIRLIDIMLAIPNLLLTIVVVSILEPSLANATLAIAVVSIPSYVRLTRAAMMNEKNRDYVTSSKVAGAGILRLMFIVILPNCLAPLIVQMTMGISNAILELATLGFLGIGAKPPTPELGTMLSEARGFMQAANWLVTIPGLVILSLVLAFNLMGDGLRDALDPKLKQ from the coding sequence ATGTCTGACACGCCTTTAACTTTCGCGCCAAAAACACCCTTACAAGAATTTTGGTTTTACTTTAAACAAAATCGTGGTGCGCTAATTGGTTTAATTTTTATTTTGATTGTTGCCTTAATCAGCATTCTCGCACCTTATATTGCACCTTTTGATCCAACAGAACAAAATCGTACCGCACTTTTACTTCCCCCTGCTTGGTATGAGGGCGGTAATCCTGCCTATTTACTCGGCACAGACGATATTGGGCGAGATATTCTTTCGCGTATTATTTATGGAACGCGAATTTCCGTCTTTGCGGGATTTATCATCGTATTACTATCTTGCGCCTTTGGTACCAGCCTTGGCTTGATTTCTGGTTATTATGGCGGCGTGCTAGATACAATTATCATTCGCCTAATTGATATTATGCTCGCAATTCCAAACTTACTTTTGACGATTGTAGTCGTCTCTATTTTAGAGCCATCACTCGCCAATGCCACTTTAGCGATCGCCGTGGTATCGATTCCTAGCTATGTGCGTTTAACTCGAGCAGCGATGATGAATGAAAAAAATCGTGATTATGTGACTTCATCTAAAGTGGCAGGGGCAGGTATTTTACGCCTCATGTTTATTGTGATTTTACCAAACTGTTTAGCCCCTTTAATTGTGCAAATGACTATGGGCATTTCCAATGCTATCTTAGAACTCGCAACACTTGGTTTCTTAGGCATTGGTGCAAAACCACCAACACCTGAACTTGGCACAATGCTTTCAGAAGCACGTGGTTTTATGCAAGCGGCAAACTGGTTGGTTACAATTCCTGGCTTAGTGATTTTATCTTTGGTGCTTGCTTTCAACTTAATGGGCGATGGCTTGCGTGATGCCCTTGATCCAAAACTCAAACAATAG
- the dppD gene encoding dipeptide ABC transporter ATP-binding protein — MALLDVKELSVHFGDKKTPFKAVDRISYQVAQGEVLGIVGESGSGKSVSSLAIMGLIDHPGRVSAESLQFENTDLLTLESKAKRQLIGADVAMIFQDPMTSLNPAYTVGFQIMEALKTHEGGTKKARKDRTLELLKLVGIPDPESRIDVYPHQLSGGMSQRVMIAMAIACRPKLLIADEPTTALDVTIQAQIMELLLELQKKECMSLILITHDLALVAEAAERIIVMYAGQIVEEGTAKDIFREPKHPYTQALLRSLPEFAEGKSRLESLQGVVPGKYDRPTGCLLNPRCPYATEYCRQVEPQLHQIGSRKVKCHTPLNEQGNPVEYQGA; from the coding sequence ATGGCATTATTAGATGTAAAAGAACTTTCTGTTCACTTTGGCGATAAAAAAACGCCATTTAAAGCAGTGGATCGTATCAGCTACCAAGTCGCACAAGGCGAAGTGCTTGGCATTGTGGGGGAATCGGGTTCAGGTAAATCTGTGAGTTCTCTCGCAATTATGGGATTAATTGATCATCCTGGACGTGTATCTGCTGAATCCTTGCAATTTGAAAATACTGATTTACTCACTTTAGAGAGTAAAGCTAAACGCCAGCTTATTGGTGCTGATGTTGCGATGATTTTCCAAGATCCGATGACAAGTTTGAATCCAGCTTATACTGTGGGCTTCCAAATTATGGAGGCGTTAAAAACTCACGAGGGCGGCACAAAAAAGGCAAGAAAAGACCGCACTTTAGAGCTTTTAAAATTGGTCGGTATTCCTGATCCTGAATCTCGGATTGATGTTTATCCCCATCAGCTGTCTGGTGGAATGAGCCAGCGCGTGATGATTGCGATGGCAATTGCTTGCAGACCTAAATTATTGATTGCTGACGAACCAACCACGGCATTGGACGTGACTATCCAAGCTCAAATTATGGAACTCTTACTTGAATTGCAAAAGAAAGAATGTATGTCCCTAATTTTGATTACTCACGATCTAGCACTTGTGGCTGAAGCGGCAGAGCGAATTATCGTGATGTATGCAGGACAAATCGTTGAAGAAGGCACCGCAAAAGATATTTTCCGCGAGCCAAAACACCCTTACACACAAGCCTTGTTACGTTCATTACCTGAATTTGCAGAGGGAAAATCTCGCTTAGAATCATTACAAGGGGTCGTCCCTGGAAAATACGATCGCCCAACAGGCTGTTTATTAAATCCTCGCTGCCCTTATGCCACCGAATATTGTCGCCAAGTTGAACCTCAATTGCATCAGATCGGTTCGCGTAAAGTAAAATGCCATACTCCACTGAACGAGCAAGGCAATCCAGTTGAATATCAAGGAGCTTAA
- a CDS encoding peptide ABC transporter ATP-binding protein: MTNEVKENPPLLNAIGLKKYYPVKKGLFAKPQQVKALDGVSFQLERGKTLAVVGESGCGKSTLGRLLTMIEEPTKGELYYKGHNFLENDSETKALRRKKIQIVFQNPYASLNPRKKIGSILEEPLIINTKLSAKERREKVLSMMEKVGLRAEFYDRYPHMFSGGQRQRIAIARGLMLDPDVVVADEPVSALDVSVRAQVLNLMMDLQDELGLSYVFISHDLSVVEHIADEVMVMYLGRCVEKGTTEQIFSNPQHPYTKALLSATPRLSPNLRRERIKLTGELPSPINPPKGCAFNPRCWKATEKCRENQPHLEQYTDGKLIACFHID; this comes from the coding sequence ATGACGAATGAAGTAAAAGAAAATCCGCCATTATTAAATGCCATTGGCTTAAAAAAATATTACCCTGTAAAAAAAGGCTTGTTTGCAAAACCACAGCAAGTAAAAGCGTTGGATGGTGTCTCTTTTCAGCTTGAACGAGGTAAAACTTTAGCAGTCGTGGGTGAATCAGGTTGTGGAAAATCAACGCTAGGGCGTTTGCTAACCATGATTGAAGAACCAACCAAAGGCGAACTTTATTACAAAGGGCATAATTTTTTAGAAAATGATTCTGAAACAAAAGCACTACGTCGTAAAAAAATTCAAATAGTTTTTCAAAATCCTTACGCATCGTTAAATCCACGCAAAAAGATTGGTTCAATTTTGGAAGAACCATTAATCATCAATACAAAACTTTCCGCCAAAGAACGTCGAGAAAAAGTTTTATCGATGATGGAAAAAGTGGGCTTGCGCGCTGAATTTTATGATCGTTATCCCCACATGTTCTCAGGCGGACAACGCCAACGTATTGCCATCGCTCGTGGTTTAATGTTAGATCCCGATGTGGTTGTTGCCGATGAGCCTGTTTCTGCATTGGATGTTTCCGTGCGTGCGCAAGTACTGAATTTAATGATGGATTTACAAGATGAACTAGGCTTGTCTTACGTATTCATTTCACACGATCTTTCCGTGGTAGAGCATATCGCCGATGAAGTGATGGTAATGTATCTAGGTCGCTGTGTCGAAAAAGGAACAACAGAACAAATTTTCTCTAATCCTCAGCATCCTTATACCAAAGCGTTACTTTCAGCAACGCCACGTTTGTCGCCAAACTTGCGCCGTGAGCGCATAAAACTGACAGGCGAATTGCCAAGCCCAATTAATCCGCCAAAAGGCTGTGCATTTAATCCTCGTTGTTGGAAAGCGACAGAAAAATGTCGTGAAAATCAACCGCACTTGGAACAATATACTGATGGAAAATTAATCGCTTGTTTCCATATTGATTAA
- a CDS encoding DNA ligase — protein sequence MKFYRTLLLFFASSFAYANSDLMLLHTYDNQSIEGWVMSEKLDGVRGYWDGKQLLTRQGQRLSPPAYFTKDFPPFAIDGELFSERNHFEEISSITKSFKGDGWEKLKLYVFDVPDAEGNLFERLAKLKAHLLEHPTTYIEIIEQIPVKDKTHLYQFLAQVENLQGEGIVVRNPNAPYERKRSSQILKLKTARDEECTVIAHHKGKGQFENVMGALTCKNHRGEFKIGSGFNLKERENPPPIGSVITYKYRGITNSGKPRFATYWREKK from the coding sequence ATGAAATTTTACCGCACTTTGTTACTTTTCTTTGCTAGTTCTTTTGCTTATGCTAACTCAGATTTAATGCTTCTTCATACCTACGATAATCAATCAATAGAAGGTTGGGTGATGTCTGAAAAATTAGATGGTGTACGCGGTTATTGGGATGGAAAGCAATTATTAACTCGACAAGGGCAACGTTTATCACCGCCCGCCTATTTCACTAAGGATTTTCCGCCTTTTGCCATTGATGGTGAATTATTTAGTGAGCGAAATCATTTTGAGGAAATTTCATCCATCACAAAATCTTTTAAAGGCGATGGTTGGGAAAAACTGAAATTGTATGTTTTTGATGTGCCTGATGCAGAGGGCAATTTATTTGAGCGTTTAGCTAAATTAAAAGCGCATTTACTTGAACATCCAACAACTTACATTGAAATTATTGAGCAAATTCCTGTTAAAGATAAAACCCATTTATATCAATTTCTTGCACAAGTCGAAAATTTGCAAGGCGAGGGCATTGTTGTACGTAACCCTAATGCACCTTATGAACGTAAGCGAAGCTCACAAATTTTAAAATTGAAAACAGCACGAGATGAAGAATGTACGGTTATTGCACACCATAAAGGCAAAGGACAATTTGAAAATGTGATGGGTGCTTTAACTTGTAAAAATCATCGGGGAGAATTTAAAATCGGTTCGGGTTTTAATTTAAAGGAACGAGAAAATCCCCCTCCGATAGGATCTGTGATTACTTATAAATATCGAGGCATTACGAATAGTGGAAAACCTCGATTTGCAACCTATTGGCGAGAGAAAAAATGA
- the lpcA gene encoding D-sedoheptulose 7-phosphate isomerase, which translates to MYLDQIKAELVEAQDLLNKFISDENNIKLIQEAALLISNSFKQGGKVLSCGNGGSHCDAMHFAEELTGRYRENRPGYPAIAISDVSHLSCVSNDFGYEYVFSRYVEAVGQKGDVLFGLSTSGNSKNILNAIEAAKTKGMKVIAMTGKDGGKMAGLADVEIRVPHFRYADRIQEIHIKVIHILMMLIEFEMAKQA; encoded by the coding sequence ATGTATTTAGATCAAATCAAAGCAGAACTTGTGGAAGCACAAGATTTGTTAAACAAATTTATTTCTGACGAAAATAACATTAAATTAATTCAAGAAGCCGCATTATTAATTTCGAATAGCTTCAAACAAGGAGGCAAAGTGCTTTCTTGTGGTAATGGCGGCTCGCATTGTGATGCGATGCATTTTGCAGAAGAATTAACGGGTCGTTATCGTGAAAATCGCCCAGGTTATCCTGCTATTGCGATTTCAGATGTAAGCCATTTAAGCTGTGTAAGTAATGATTTTGGTTATGAATATGTCTTTTCACGCTATGTTGAAGCGGTGGGTCAAAAAGGCGATGTGTTATTCGGTTTATCAACCTCTGGTAATTCAAAAAATATCTTAAATGCTATTGAAGCGGCAAAAACAAAAGGCATGAAAGTGATTGCGATGACAGGCAAAGATGGCGGAAAAATGGCAGGATTAGCAGATGTTGAAATTCGCGTACCCCATTTCCGTTATGCAGATCGTATTCAAGAAATCCATATCAAAGTTATTCATATTTTAATGATGTTAATTGAGTTTGAAATGGCAAAACAAGCCTAA
- the artP gene encoding arginine ABC transporter ATP-binding protein ArtP, with product MAIRVKNLNFFYGSSQTLFDINLEAEEGDTVVLLGPSGAGKSTLIRTLNLLEVPKSGELSIANNEFNLSNAMANPKAIRQLRQDVGMVFQQYHLWPHLTVIENLIEAPMKVRGVSENEAKTDAMELLKRLRLEQLADRFPLHLSGGQQQRVAIARALMMKPQVLLFDEPTAALDPEITAQVVDIIKELQETGITQVIVTHEVNVAQKVATKVVYMEQGKIIEMGSADCFENPKTEQFKHYLSH from the coding sequence ATGGCTATTCGTGTTAAAAATCTCAATTTCTTTTACGGTTCATCACAAACGTTATTTGATATTAACCTTGAAGCAGAAGAAGGCGATACCGTTGTGTTGCTGGGCCCAAGTGGTGCAGGCAAAAGTACATTAATTCGCACATTAAATTTGTTAGAAGTGCCAAAGTCTGGTGAATTAAGTATTGCAAATAATGAATTTAATTTATCCAATGCAATGGCAAATCCCAAAGCAATCCGACAATTACGCCAAGATGTAGGAATGGTGTTTCAACAATATCATCTTTGGCCACACTTAACGGTAATTGAAAACCTAATTGAAGCACCAATGAAAGTGCGTGGTGTGAGTGAAAATGAAGCGAAAACCGATGCAATGGAATTGTTAAAACGTTTACGTTTAGAACAACTTGCCGATCGCTTTCCATTGCATTTATCAGGCGGTCAGCAACAACGTGTTGCAATAGCGCGCGCACTAATGATGAAGCCACAAGTTCTATTATTTGATGAACCAACGGCTGCGCTAGATCCAGAAATTACTGCGCAAGTTGTAGATATTATTAAAGAATTACAAGAAACTGGCATTACGCAAGTGATTGTGACCCACGAAGTCAATGTGGCGCAAAAAGTGGCGACAAAAGTCGTCTATATGGAACAAGGTAAAATCATCGAAATGGGATCGGCTGATTGCTTTGAAAATCCAAAAACGGAACAATTTAAACACTATCTTTCTCACTAG
- a CDS encoding lysine/arginine/ornithine ABC transporter substrate-binding protein encodes MKKTLLTAILLGSSIAVSAQELTFAMEPSYPPFETTNAKGEIIGFDVDVANAICQEIQATCKFKSETFDSLIPSLKAKRFDAAISAIDITDARAKQVLFSDAYYDSSASYVALKGKATLESAKNIGVQNGTTFQQYTVAETKQYSPKSYASLQNAILDLKSGRIDIILGDTAVLSDMISKEPEIQFVGEKVTNKKYFGNGLGIAMHKSNKDLAAQLNKGLAAIKANGEYQKIYDKWMTK; translated from the coding sequence ATGAAAAAAACATTATTAACTGCCATTTTATTGGGATCATCTATTGCTGTAAGCGCACAAGAACTCACTTTTGCAATGGAACCTAGCTATCCACCATTTGAAACCACAAATGCAAAAGGCGAAATTATTGGTTTTGATGTGGATGTGGCGAATGCAATTTGTCAAGAAATCCAAGCAACCTGTAAATTCAAGAGCGAAACCTTTGATTCATTAATTCCAAGTTTAAAAGCAAAACGTTTTGATGCAGCAATTTCCGCAATCGATATTACCGATGCTCGTGCAAAACAAGTGTTATTCTCTGATGCGTATTACGATAGCTCTGCAAGCTATGTTGCTCTTAAAGGCAAAGCAACCTTAGAAAGTGCAAAAAATATAGGTGTTCAAAATGGTACAACATTCCAACAATATACCGTAGCAGAAACCAAGCAATATAGTCCAAAATCCTATGCAAGTTTACAAAATGCCATTTTAGACTTAAAGAGCGGTCGGATTGACATTATTTTGGGCGATACCGCAGTGCTTTCCGATATGATTTCCAAAGAGCCAGAAATTCAATTTGTAGGCGAAAAAGTGACCAATAAAAAATATTTTGGTAATGGTTTAGGTATTGCAATGCACAAATCAAACAAAGATTTGGCTGCACAATTAAACAAAGGTTTAGCTGCAATTAAAGCAAATGGCGAATACCAAAAAATCTATGATAAATGGATGACAAAATAA